TCCTCAAATTGGAAGTAGATCTGTCTTGATTGTTACATAAAAGCATGGAAGTTTGCAAGACTTATTACCTAGGGATACACGTGAGCATAACAGCCTGTTGCTTCTGGCTGCTTACACTTACCGACCGGTTTTTCTCGAGCGCAAACAGCCGAAGAAAGGCGCTGCAAAAAGGAAGAACCCCTCCGCGCGAGAGGGATCCGAATCCCGCTAATACTTATCTTGAATCGTAACCGTTACTTTCCCTTGGCCGACTATTGCGGCGCCGCCGGTCGGATTAGACAGCTGCACGCTGAAGGTCTCGAACGGCTCTTTCTTCTTGTCATCGATGAACGTAATAGGGATCTCCTTGCTGCTTTCGCCCGGCGCAAAGGTCAGCGTGCCCGAAACGGCAGTAAAGTCTTCGCCGGCTATAGCAGTACCCGATACCGTTGCATAATCCACGGTTGCCGGTGCTCCCGTATAGTCCATACGGTTTACGATGACCGTGACCTGACCGGATTTTTCAAGCCCGTAGTATTGGGGAGCGCTGAACTCGAGCCGACTGGGCACAGGTTCGTTCTCCAAGATGGTCACCTGTGCGCTTGTGATCGAGCCAAGCTCGCCACGGTCCGGTTTCCAGAGGTTAACGGAGAAGGTTTCGTCGCCTTCATAGACCGTGTCGTCGAGTACTTCGATTTCAATCGTTGCCGTCGATTGGCCGGGTTGAAAAGTCAGTTTGCCGTATTTTGCAACAAAGTCTTTGCTGGCTTCGGCACTCCCGGACCCCGTCACATATTCGACGGTTGTGATCGTATCCAAATAGTTCTCGCGCAGGACGTTAATGCTCAGCTTGGAGCCGTTCTCCGTTATCGAGTAGGTGCCGCTCTCCAGCGTCAGTATCGGTTGAGGTTCATTGTCCACAATAGTCAATACCCCAAGGCTCTTGTCACCGATGGTCGCGCCGTTTGATGCCGAGCTCAGGTAGATTTGAATTTTCTCGTCGCC
This is a stretch of genomic DNA from Paenibacillus sp. sptzw28. It encodes these proteins:
- a CDS encoding Calx-beta domain-containing protein, which gives rise to MEGIRSKRQLLWIWRKFASLLVMLVLILMPFGTLARAEVAAGEISFSSSSYVAWEGRTLVLEINRTSGSGAASVLLTPIDGSAQKNEDYFAVNGPSEPIRLYFVEGQTVMQLNYNITDDTLIEGDENFSFMLSDPEGATLGSNTVANIVIKDSDTPIPGPGEFNLSSEIYSAGEGDGYANLTVNRTKGTTGEVTLYYSVLGCGNFGCSATEGEDFLGGYSLSITFANGETSKTIQVPLIDDRMFEGDEKIQIYLSSASNGATIGDKSLGVLTIVDNEPQPILTLESGTYSITENGSKLSINVLRENYLDTITTVEYVTGSGSAEASKDFVAKYGKLTFQPGQSTATIEIEVLDDTVYEGDETFSVNLWKPDRGELGSITSAQVTILENEPVPSRLEFSAPQYYGLEKSGQVTVIVNRMDYTGAPATVDYATVSGTAIAGEDFTAVSGTLTFAPGESSKEIPITFIDDKKKEPFETFSVQLSNPTGGAAIVGQGKVTVTIQDKY